A genomic stretch from Candidatus Methylomirabilota bacterium includes:
- a CDS encoding choice-of-anchor P family protein, with protein MNLSARYLRHACAALLVLFAGLAWAAPAQATTTFSGRAFAAFVNTGLTGPLFISDTGELPPSGGFRSDSLLDTRDLNLATLDGVLRAEVLVASTSGASGKASSSASLANVVVLPGHPAQLTASFVRAEAEATCEGVRGETEVAEVTFGGQTIEVPPGGFPANYAVTIPGVATLIINEQTTTVNGTYREIRVNAIHLIVPGVAEVILSSAKSDINCVPPVTSGPCHDFVTGGGWVTVASSRANFGFNAGFKDGATVPEVHLTYIDHNTGMKLKATSITAYSATGATSRQFTGKAEVNGVAGYIYTVDVADNREPGRDSDTFVISLSNGYGAGGTLAGGNIQLHKPCN; from the coding sequence ATGAACCTCAGCGCGCGGTACTTGAGACACGCCTGCGCGGCACTGCTCGTGCTGTTCGCGGGGCTCGCTTGGGCTGCTCCGGCCCAGGCGACGACGACCTTTAGCGGCCGGGCCTTCGCGGCCTTCGTCAACACCGGCCTCACCGGTCCCTTGTTCATTTCCGACACCGGTGAGCTCCCTCCCAGCGGCGGGTTCCGCTCCGACTCGCTCTTGGATACCCGGGACCTCAATCTGGCGACGCTGGACGGCGTCCTGAGAGCCGAGGTCCTGGTGGCTTCAACGAGCGGCGCGAGTGGCAAGGCCAGCAGCTCGGCATCGCTGGCCAACGTCGTCGTGCTGCCCGGGCATCCGGCCCAGCTGACGGCCTCCTTCGTCCGAGCCGAGGCAGAGGCGACGTGTGAGGGCGTCCGAGGCGAGACCGAAGTCGCCGAGGTCACCTTCGGAGGCCAGACGATCGAGGTGCCCCCCGGGGGCTTTCCCGCCAACTACGCCGTCACGATACCGGGAGTGGCGACGCTCATCATCAACGAGCAAACGACGACGGTGAACGGGACCTATCGGGAAATCCGCGTCAATGCCATCCATCTCATTGTGCCGGGTGTCGCGGAGGTGATCCTGTCGAGCGCCAAGAGTGATATCAACTGCGTGCCGCCGGTCACCTCGGGCCCGTGCCACGACTTCGTCACCGGCGGCGGGTGGGTGACCGTGGCGAGCAGCCGGGCCAATTTCGGCTTCAACGCCGGGTTCAAGGACGGCGCGACGGTGCCGGAGGTCCACCTGACCTACATCGATCACAACACGGGGATGAAGCTGAAGGCGACCAGCATCACCGCCTACTCGGCGACCGGGGCCACCAGCCGGCAGTTCACGGGAAAGGCCGAGGTCAACGGGGTAGCCGGCTACATCTATACCGTCGATGTGGCGGATAACCGCGAGCCGGGCCGCGACTCCGACACCTTTGTGATCAGCTTGAGCAATGGCTATGGTGCCGGCGGCACCTTGGCTGGCGGGAACATTCAGCTTCACAAACCCTGCAATTGA
- a CDS encoding sigma 54-interacting transcriptional regulator, with the protein MNPLPELIGESPGIQAVRQTIGRLLQRHSDARRVPPILIQGETGTGKGLLARAIHETGPRKSGPFVDVNCAAIPETLLEAELFGFERGAFTDARNAKPGLFQTAHHGTLFLDEIGLLPEGLQSKLLTVIEERAVRRLGSTRNEPVDVWIITASNEDLAVAIQRGRFREDLYHRLAVLTLWLPPLRDRSEDILRLAEHFLARACADYGLPPKALDADARTRLLTYRWPGNVRELANTMERVALLSEARLVTAETLGLPETSAVEPPRPARTPTTQAADIVERMERERDELLAALVETNWNVSRAAARLSVPRNTVRYRIEKYGLRPGAAPAAPRRRPVAPVPSPPSPVAPAVTAPSAAAPPAPAPAGVRWERRRLALLRAGLDVPPDTDLLPDATRTLEALVEKIESFGGRVEELAPTGIVAAFGLEPVEDAPARAAHAAMAMQKVAERTRRGAAERGALRLGIHAGWFLIGQAAGAAEIDLDAKRDAWAVLQALVAAAPADGVLVSGAAASFLERRFGLVPIGAVAGAQEPAFRLAGLERTEFKPGGWSTRFVGRRHDLELLENRLASVLAGHGQVVGIAGEAGIGKSRLLFEFRQGLAGADIRYLEGQCHSYGSTIPYLPALDVVRSACGITEADTPEAIVEKARSGIHDLGLDPEESAPYLLRLLGVKEGTDRLEVFSPEAVKARTFETLRHMCLSESRRRPLVLTIENLHWIDTTSEELITSLVEGLAVARILLLVTHRPGYRPPWIERSYATQIALQPLPAGDSLTIVQSVLQTKHVPEALAQIIVRKAEGNPFFLEELSRTVVEFGSLPPALAVPDTVQEVLLTRIERLPDEPKRLLQTASVLGREVSLRLLGAIWQSPPPLEGPLRELTRLEFLYEQDGGKDPVYVFKHALTREVARDSVPISHRLALHAAAGRALETLYADRLEEASDRLAYHYSKAKQADKAIAYLTRFAEKAARSYAHVEAAAALTEGLAHVDRLPAETRDRTVLDLALRLAHSLSFLGRFREIRDLLLGEQGRLARLEAPALAGPYHFWLAHTYSHLGDHERASQSAERALEAAGRAGDPATMGRAYVVLAQESYWSGQPLRGVELGGRAAALLEEAGDRWWLGLAHWVVGINYVIIGDFEQALDAETRALAIGDAIGDPRIQSYATWSTGWIHALTGEWEAGIEACNRGLGRSPDPVSTAVALGHLGYIYLEKGDPAEAIPLLEQAVAEMSRFQFRRLEGRFTTFLGEAYLLNGELAKARELVQRGLEITRQARYWYGLGWAQQVLGRIARAGGQLTEAEAQLTEALQTFATIQARFMTARTHLALAELAHARGNSEAAATYLRGAYSAFRSLRVGRYVDRAAALARELAIALPD; encoded by the coding sequence ATGAATCCCTTGCCGGAGCTGATCGGGGAGAGTCCGGGCATCCAGGCCGTCCGCCAGACGATCGGCCGGCTGCTCCAGCGTCACTCCGACGCCCGCCGTGTTCCTCCCATCCTCATCCAGGGGGAGACCGGCACCGGAAAGGGACTGCTCGCCCGGGCCATCCACGAGACCGGGCCTCGCAAGAGTGGCCCGTTCGTCGACGTCAACTGCGCGGCCATCCCCGAGACGCTCCTCGAGGCCGAGCTCTTCGGGTTCGAGCGCGGCGCGTTCACCGACGCCCGGAACGCGAAGCCCGGCCTGTTCCAGACCGCCCACCACGGGACCCTGTTCCTCGACGAGATCGGGCTCTTGCCGGAGGGCCTTCAGAGCAAGCTCCTGACCGTGATCGAGGAGCGCGCGGTGCGCCGGCTGGGCAGCACCCGGAACGAGCCGGTGGACGTCTGGATCATCACCGCGAGCAACGAGGACCTGGCCGTCGCCATCCAACGCGGACGGTTCCGCGAAGACCTCTACCACCGTCTCGCCGTCCTCACCCTGTGGCTTCCGCCGCTCCGCGACCGCAGCGAGGACATCCTGCGCCTCGCCGAGCACTTCCTCGCCCGGGCCTGCGCGGACTACGGCCTCCCGCCGAAAGCGCTGGACGCGGACGCCCGCACCCGGCTCCTCACCTACCGGTGGCCCGGGAACGTCCGGGAGCTCGCCAACACCATGGAGCGCGTCGCGCTTCTCAGCGAGGCCCGCCTGGTGACGGCAGAGACGCTGGGGCTGCCGGAGACGTCCGCCGTCGAGCCGCCCCGACCGGCGAGGACTCCGACCACCCAGGCGGCGGACATCGTCGAACGGATGGAGCGAGAGCGCGACGAGCTCCTCGCCGCGCTCGTGGAGACCAACTGGAACGTGTCGCGGGCCGCCGCCCGCCTGAGCGTCCCCCGGAATACGGTCCGCTACCGGATCGAGAAGTACGGGCTGCGCCCCGGCGCGGCCCCGGCGGCCCCGCGCCGGCGTCCGGTCGCGCCGGTGCCGTCCCCGCCCTCCCCGGTGGCCCCGGCGGTGACGGCGCCGTCGGCCGCCGCCCCGCCGGCGCCCGCGCCCGCCGGCGTGCGGTGGGAGCGGCGCCGCCTCGCGCTGCTCCGCGCCGGCCTGGACGTGCCGCCCGACACGGACCTTCTGCCCGACGCCACCCGCACGCTCGAGGCCCTGGTGGAGAAGATCGAGAGCTTCGGGGGACGAGTCGAGGAGCTGGCCCCGACGGGGATCGTCGCCGCGTTCGGGCTCGAACCCGTCGAGGACGCCCCGGCGCGCGCCGCCCACGCCGCGATGGCGATGCAGAAGGTCGCCGAGCGGACCCGGCGGGGCGCGGCCGAGCGCGGCGCGCTCCGTCTCGGCATCCACGCCGGGTGGTTCCTGATCGGCCAGGCGGCCGGCGCCGCCGAAATCGACCTGGACGCCAAGCGTGACGCGTGGGCCGTGCTCCAGGCCCTGGTGGCCGCGGCGCCGGCAGACGGCGTGCTGGTCAGCGGCGCCGCCGCCTCGTTCCTCGAGCGACGGTTCGGTCTGGTGCCGATCGGCGCGGTGGCGGGGGCCCAGGAGCCGGCGTTCCGGCTGGCCGGTCTCGAGCGCACGGAGTTCAAGCCGGGCGGATGGAGCACGCGGTTCGTCGGACGGCGTCACGATCTGGAGCTCCTCGAGAACCGGCTGGCTTCCGTGCTGGCCGGCCACGGCCAGGTCGTCGGCATCGCCGGTGAGGCCGGGATCGGCAAGTCGCGACTCCTCTTCGAATTCCGCCAAGGGCTCGCGGGCGCCGACATCCGGTACCTCGAAGGCCAGTGCCACTCCTACGGGAGCACCATCCCGTACCTGCCCGCGCTCGACGTCGTGCGGAGCGCCTGCGGGATCACCGAGGCCGACACCCCCGAGGCCATCGTCGAGAAGGCCCGGTCGGGCATCCATGATCTCGGCCTGGATCCCGAGGAGTCCGCCCCCTACCTTCTCCGGCTCCTGGGGGTGAAGGAGGGAACCGATCGTCTGGAGGTGTTCAGCCCGGAGGCGGTCAAGGCCCGGACCTTCGAGACGCTGCGCCACATGTGCCTCAGCGAGAGCCGCCGCCGGCCTCTCGTCCTCACGATCGAGAATCTCCACTGGATCGACACGACCTCGGAAGAGCTCATCACCTCCCTCGTGGAGGGCCTGGCCGTCGCGCGCATCCTCCTCCTCGTCACCCACCGGCCCGGATACCGGCCGCCGTGGATCGAGCGGTCATATGCGACGCAGATCGCCCTCCAGCCGCTCCCGGCCGGAGATAGCCTGACCATCGTCCAGTCGGTCCTTCAGACCAAGCACGTCCCCGAGGCCCTCGCGCAGATCATCGTCCGAAAGGCGGAGGGCAATCCGTTCTTCCTGGAGGAGCTGAGCCGGACCGTCGTCGAGTTCGGAAGCCTCCCGCCGGCGCTCGCGGTCCCCGACACCGTCCAGGAGGTCCTCCTCACGCGGATCGAGCGCCTCCCTGACGAGCCGAAGCGGCTCCTGCAGACGGCCTCCGTGCTCGGGCGCGAGGTGTCGCTGCGGCTCCTCGGAGCGATCTGGCAGAGCCCGCCGCCGCTGGAGGGGCCGCTCCGAGAGCTGACCCGGCTCGAGTTCCTGTACGAGCAGGACGGCGGCAAGGACCCCGTCTACGTCTTCAAGCACGCGCTCACGCGCGAGGTGGCGCGCGACAGCGTCCCGATCTCGCATCGGCTGGCCCTCCACGCGGCGGCCGGCCGGGCCCTGGAGACCCTGTACGCCGACCGGCTCGAGGAGGCCTCCGACCGGCTCGCGTACCACTACTCGAAAGCCAAGCAGGCCGACAAGGCGATCGCCTACCTCACGCGCTTTGCCGAGAAGGCGGCCCGGAGCTATGCCCACGTCGAGGCCGCCGCCGCGCTGACCGAAGGCCTGGCCCACGTCGATCGGCTGCCGGCGGAGACGCGGGACCGGACCGTCCTCGACCTCGCCCTGCGTCTGGCCCACTCGCTCTCGTTCCTGGGCCGTTTCCGCGAGATCCGGGACCTCCTGCTCGGCGAGCAGGGCCGGCTGGCCCGGCTCGAGGCTCCGGCTCTGGCTGGCCCGTATCATTTCTGGTTAGCCCACACCTACAGCCACCTCGGCGATCACGAGCGAGCGTCGCAGAGCGCCGAGCGCGCCCTCGAAGCCGCGGGACGCGCCGGCGATCCGGCGACGATGGGGCGCGCCTACGTCGTCCTGGCCCAGGAGAGCTACTGGTCCGGCCAGCCACTGCGGGGGGTCGAGCTCGGTGGGCGGGCGGCCGCGCTGCTCGAAGAGGCGGGGGACCGATGGTGGCTCGGCCTGGCCCACTGGGTGGTGGGGATCAACTACGTCATCATCGGAGACTTCGAGCAGGCGCTCGACGCCGAGACCCGCGCCCTCGCCATTGGCGACGCCATCGGCGATCCGCGGATCCAGAGCTACGCCACCTGGAGCACCGGCTGGATCCACGCCCTGACAGGCGAGTGGGAAGCCGGGATCGAGGCGTGCAACCGCGGGCTCGGGCGCTCTCCGGACCCGGTCAGCACGGCGGTCGCCCTCGGCCATCTCGGGTACATCTACCTGGAGAAGGGCGATCCCGCCGAGGCCATCCCCTTGCTCGAGCAGGCAGTCGCGGAGATGAGCCGATTCCAGTTTCGGCGGCTCGAGGGTCGCTTCACCACGTTCCTCGGCGAAGCCTACCTGCTGAACGGGGAGCTCGCGAAAGCGCGGGAGCTCGTACAGCGGGGGCTCGAGATCACCCGGCAGGCCCGCTACTGGTACGGGCTCGGCTGGGCTCAGCAAGTCCTGGGGCGGATCGCCCGTGCCGGTGGGCAGCTCACGGAGGCCGAGGCGCAGCTCACCGAGGCGCTCCAGACCTTCGCGACGATTCAGGCGCGCTTCATGACGGCCCGGACCCACCTGGCGCTGGCCGAGCTCGCCCACGCCCGCGGGAACTCCGAGGCCGCCGCCACCTATCTCCGGGGCGCGTACTCGGCGTTCCGAAGCCTGCGGGTCGGGCGGTACGTCGACCGCGCGGCCGCGCTCGCGCGCGAGCTCGCCATCGCGCTCCCCGACTGA
- a CDS encoding sigma-54 dependent transcriptional regulator yields MAERVLVVDDDPSFLELCADIVQKAGYEVVKAGSGPSAEAVLRTSLIDVVITDLKMGRMGGLDVLRVAKEADPETIVILITGFPTVETAVAAMKFTASDYLLKPFSAAQLLSVVADSLEKRKAQEAHGLLRSRLRGSLSLSGMVGQAKALLKLFADIRMAALVDANVLILGESGSGKELVARAIHNQSRRERMPFLAINCAAIPENLLEAELFGYERGAFTGAEVSKKGLLETADGGSVFLDEVCELSPHLQAKLLRALEERAVRRLAGRQPIPTDVRFMAATNRDIQEEMRKGRFREDLFFRLDVLQIRVPPLRERREDIPLLATHFWEACAAQYGKEIVGIARAAMELLTRYDWPGTVRELKNAVERAVAYAKGPLIMPDDLPEAVIKGAERHDRYRFHEWKEKTLERLERDFLEKALREHGANVTQTAKALGIYRSTLQRLMRKHGLTVG; encoded by the coding sequence ATGGCGGAGCGCGTCCTGGTCGTCGACGACGATCCCTCTTTCCTCGAACTCTGCGCCGACATTGTCCAGAAGGCCGGTTATGAGGTGGTCAAGGCCGGTTCCGGGCCGAGTGCCGAGGCAGTGCTCCGCACGTCCCTCATCGACGTCGTGATCACGGACCTGAAGATGGGGAGGATGGGCGGCCTGGACGTCCTCAGGGTCGCCAAGGAGGCCGATCCGGAGACCATCGTGATCCTCATCACGGGCTTTCCAACGGTGGAGACGGCAGTGGCGGCCATGAAGTTCACGGCCTCCGATTACCTGCTGAAACCCTTCTCGGCCGCCCAGCTCCTGTCGGTCGTCGCGGACTCGCTCGAGAAGCGGAAGGCGCAGGAGGCCCATGGCCTCCTGCGAAGCCGGCTCCGCGGATCGTTGAGCCTGAGCGGCATGGTCGGACAGGCCAAGGCGCTGCTCAAGCTGTTCGCCGACATTCGGATGGCGGCCCTGGTGGACGCGAACGTTCTGATCCTCGGTGAAAGCGGGTCCGGGAAGGAACTGGTGGCCCGGGCGATTCACAACCAGAGCCGGCGTGAACGCATGCCTTTTCTCGCGATTAACTGCGCCGCGATTCCCGAGAACCTGCTCGAAGCGGAGCTGTTCGGCTACGAGCGAGGTGCCTTCACCGGAGCGGAGGTGTCCAAGAAGGGGCTCCTCGAAACCGCTGACGGAGGCAGTGTCTTCCTCGACGAGGTGTGCGAACTGAGCCCCCACCTCCAGGCCAAGCTCCTGCGCGCGTTGGAGGAGCGCGCGGTCCGACGCCTCGCCGGCAGGCAACCGATCCCAACCGACGTTCGCTTCATGGCGGCGACTAACCGCGACATCCAGGAGGAGATGCGAAAGGGACGGTTTCGAGAAGACCTCTTTTTCCGGCTCGATGTGCTCCAGATCCGGGTCCCCCCGTTACGGGAACGGCGGGAGGACATCCCCCTCCTCGCGACGCATTTTTGGGAAGCGTGTGCGGCGCAGTACGGCAAGGAGATCGTCGGCATCGCGCGCGCCGCCATGGAGCTCCTGACCCGGTACGACTGGCCCGGGACCGTCCGGGAGTTGAAGAATGCCGTGGAGCGGGCGGTCGCCTACGCCAAAGGGCCGCTCATCATGCCCGACGACCTTCCCGAAGCCGTCATCAAAGGCGCCGAACGTCACGACCGGTACCGGTTCCACGAATGGAAGGAGAAGACGCTCGAGCGGCTGGAAAGAGACTTCCTCGAAAAGGCTCTCCGCGAGCACGGCGCAAACGTGACCCAGACGGCGAAGGCGCTGGGGATTTATCGCTCCACGCTCCAGCGGCTCATGCGGAAGCATGGCCTGACTGTCGGCTAA
- a CDS encoding 3-hydroxyacyl-CoA dehydrogenase family protein — protein MRTPARLTTVAVIGNGIIGHGVAQIFAVAGTPVRLIGRRQPSLDGALEKIRQSLGQFEARGLIAPADARAALGCIRTATALDAAAGADLVIEAVTEDLPLKHAIFERLDRLCPPPAILASSSGQPASRLVARVARRERVVAAHFWNPPQLIPLVEVCAGPETDPAVVPWVCDVLRAVGKQPVVLEREIDGFIGNRLQFALLREALALWAAGVASAEAIDLAVKTSFGRRLAVTGPLESADVGGLDTMHAFAAFLFPSLDTSAEPPRPMGDLVDQGHRGLPTGRGIYDWSTRDGRALVAARVEGLFRHLERGE, from the coding sequence ATGCGGACACCGGCCCGACTGACGACGGTCGCGGTCATCGGCAACGGCATCATCGGTCACGGCGTGGCCCAGATCTTCGCCGTCGCCGGCACTCCGGTCCGCCTCATCGGACGGCGTCAGCCGAGCCTGGATGGGGCCCTCGAGAAGATCCGGCAGAGCCTCGGCCAGTTCGAGGCGCGGGGGCTCATCGCCCCGGCCGACGCCCGCGCCGCGCTCGGCTGCATCCGGACGGCCACCGCCCTCGACGCCGCCGCCGGCGCCGACCTGGTGATCGAGGCCGTCACCGAAGACCTGCCGCTCAAGCACGCCATCTTCGAGCGACTCGACCGCCTGTGCCCCCCGCCCGCCATTCTCGCCTCCTCCAGCGGCCAGCCGGCGAGCCGCCTGGTCGCTCGCGTCGCGCGGCGCGAGCGGGTCGTGGCGGCCCACTTCTGGAACCCGCCCCAGCTCATCCCGCTGGTCGAGGTCTGCGCCGGGCCCGAGACCGATCCCGCCGTCGTCCCCTGGGTCTGCGACGTGCTCCGGGCGGTGGGAAAGCAGCCGGTCGTCCTCGAGCGCGAGATCGACGGCTTCATCGGGAACCGACTCCAGTTCGCGCTGCTGCGCGAGGCCCTGGCCCTCTGGGCCGCCGGCGTCGCCTCGGCCGAGGCGATCGACCTGGCGGTGAAGACGAGCTTCGGCCGGCGCCTGGCGGTGACCGGCCCGCTGGAGTCGGCCGACGTGGGCGGACTCGACACCATGCACGCCTTCGCGGCCTTTCTGTTCCCGAGCCTCGACACGAGCGCCGAGCCACCCCGACCGATGGGCGACCTCGTCGACCAGGGACACCGGGGCCTCCCGACCGGGCGGGGGATCTACGACTGGTCGACCCGCGACGGCAGGGCCCTGGTGGCGGCGCGGGTCGAGGGCCTCTTCCGCCACCTCGAGCGCGGAGAATAG